GCCGGTCTGGGCGTATTTCTGGATGCCCTTGCAGATGTTGTTGGCGGCATACATGGCCATCATCTCGCCGGAGCAGACGATGTAGATTTCCTCGGCCTTGCCCTCGCGGATCGGCATGGCGAAACCGCCGCAGACCACGTCGCCGAGGACGTCGTAGAACACGTAGTCGAGGTTCTCCTCCTCATCATACGCGCCGAGCTGCTCGAGCATATTGATCGAGGTGATGATGCCGCGGCCGGCGCAGCCGACGCCCGGCTCGGGGCCGCCGGATTCAACGCAGAGGCTGGAGCAGAAACCGGGGGAGCGGATGTCGGCGAGTTCAACGTCTTCACCCTCTTCTCGGAGGGTATCGAGCACGCTGCGTTGGGCGAGGCCGCCGAGCAGCAGGCGCGTGGAATCAGCCTTGGGGTCACAGCCAACGACCATGACCTTTTTGCCCATCTCCACCAAACCCGCCACTGTGTTTTGAGTGGTCGTCGACTTGCCGATGCCACCCTTGCCGTAGATTGCGATCTTTCTCATGGGAATGCCTTATTGGAAGCTGCGGTGCGGGTTCGGAAGTGACTCGCACTCGTGCTTTCTCTTTTAGCTTCGCCGGTGCCAGAGCGTTTTACGGCCGGGCGGGAGAGGTGTAAGTGGCGTGGGGGTAGTGGGATAAAAATTAGGATTTTGAAAAGGGGCTGATTTCGCGGCTGCGCGTTTCCTACATTTTGGTAGGAAACGGGTGGTAGGACCTACGTGAGGGTAGGATCGGGCGGGGAGTGCGGGTGGGGGAGTCGAGTGTATCCAGTAAATGGGCACGGGTAGGTCCGGAATGCATGGAATTGATGACGAAGCGGCGTGCCTTGTCCAAGGGGCGGCAGATGTTGGCATCGGCTTGCGCTGCGGTGTCGTGCGGACCTAGGCGGTGGGTGGTTTTTCCCACCGGTCCTCAACCCTCACCTGATATGACACCACACATTCACGGCCACGAAGTGATGCAGATGATGCTGGAAAATTCGCGCTCGTATACGCGGCAGACCTTGGAGGCGGCGATCATCGAACGCTTCGGCGTCGAGACGCGCTACCATACCTGCTCGGCGGAAAACATGACTGCGGCTGAGTTGGTGGATTTCCTCGAGAGCCGCGGGAAGTTTGTTGCTCAGGACGACGGGTTCACGACCAGTGCGGACAAGATCTGTCAGCACTAAGGGGCGAAGTTTTTAGCCACGGACAACACGGATGGGCACGGATAAGGCGGCGCGCGAGCGCCGGCCCAATGGGTTGGTCGGGCGCAACGCGGTTAGGGGGCGGAGAGGCAACGGAGCGCGAGCAAGCTCGCAGCCTACAATGATGGTGTCGGATGTCGCAGGTAGGCCGCGAGCTTGCTCCCGCTCACGTTGGAGAGCGGCGCGGCGCGAGCGCCGGTCCTACGCTTCGGCGGTGCGGAAGCGGCGGCTGTCGATCGCGTATTTTTTGAGGCGCAGGCCGAGGACGCGTTCGGTGAGGCCGAGGTGTCGGGCGGCTTGGGCGACGATGCCACGGTGGTTCTTCAGCGCCTCGACGATGAGCTCGCGCTCGAGGGCGTCGACGGCCTCCGCGAGAGTGGAGGCCGAAGCGGTGTTCGACGCTTCGCCGGTCTGGAGCGTGGGCGGCAGGTGGTAACTGTGAATGACGCCATCGGTGGAGAGCAGCACGGCGCGCTCGATGATGTTTTCGAGTTCCCGCACGTTGCCCGGCCAGTGGTATGCCATGAGCATGTCGATGGCGGGGGTGGAGATGCGGAGCACGGCCTTGCCGTTTTGGCGGGCGTATTTTTCGAGGAAGAAGTCGGCCAGCTCGAGGATGTCGCTGCGGCGCTCGCGCAGGGGCGGCACGTAGATGGGGAAGACGTTGATGCGGTAGTAGAGATCGAGGCGGAAGGATCCGTCCTCTATCATCTTTTCGAGGTTGCGGT
This portion of the Actomonas aquatica genome encodes:
- a CDS encoding YecH family metal-binding protein, with translation MTPHIHGHEVMQMMLENSRSYTRQTLEAAIIERFGVETRYHTCSAENMTAAELVDFLESRGKFVAQDDGFTTSADKICQH
- the nifH gene encoding nitrogenase iron protein → MRKIAIYGKGGIGKSTTTQNTVAGLVEMGKKVMVVGCDPKADSTRLLLGGLAQRSVLDTLREEGEDVELADIRSPGFCSSLCVESGGPEPGVGCAGRGIITSINMLEQLGAYDEEENLDYVFYDVLGDVVCGGFAMPIREGKAEEIYIVCSGEMMAMYAANNICKGIQKYAQTGAVRLGGLICNSRKVDNERQMIEAFAAQLGTQMIHFVPRENDVQRAEIQRKTVIEWNAQCPQADEYRTLARAIDENKNFVIPKPMSIPQLENLLMEYGLLGV